The DNA region CTCCTCGCCCACGGTGGCCCAGCGATCCCTGCCCATCCCCGGCAGACAGAGGGGAGGACAGGCCCAGGGTCCCACGGGTGCCCCCTCGCCCCCGGCCCAGGAGAACGACCAGAAGCGGATCCGCGCCCTGAAGAAAGCCAACAAGGAGCGGGAGCTGAAGAGGCAGCGCGTGCGCGAGCTGGCCAAGGCCAAGCAGGAGATGGCCGCGCTGCGGCTGGAGCACCAGCGGCTGAGCTCGAAGCTGCAGGACTACTCCCTCTTCAACAAGTACCTGGAGAAGGTGGTGGAGAACTCAGAGGTGAGGGGGGGGCGGAGCAGAggcctccccagggcctggggccagCGGGGGCGCTGCACAGGGTGGTCGCCGGGCTCGGACCAGGCAGCTGGGAGAGGCTGGCGGGGGGGGGCTCTTGGGCTGGTCTCTCTGGGGTCCGAGCTCTGCCCGTGCATCTGGGTGACCGTCTGTGTGGGTGGCGTGTTGGGGGAGCGAGGTTTCGCTTGGCACCCCCAGTGTCCAGCTTTGCCTGCAGCGGGATGCGGGATGCGCCGgcacccacccctgctccccctcctccctgctgagTTTCGTTTACCTGGGAGCCCacggagagaggaagggaaggaaactggCAGACAcccagcccagtgcagagctggagAGCGCAGTGGACaggcctggcccagggctggTGCGAGCCTCCTTGAAACAGAGCTTTGCCCTTTCCTCCGGtctcctcccctgtcccctgtctaccctcctcccacctctggccctttcccctcagcctcctccaggGGGATCCTCTTCCCAGCTTCTTCCTTAAATGGTCCTCGGGTCTTTGGCCCTGACCTTCCACTTTTCTCCTTGAGCAATTTGTGGGGCCTCCCATGGATGCCTCCCACGCCCCCATGTGACAGCAGCAGGCAGGGCCCCTCACCGGGGGAGCCAGGTATGGGGTATGCCCTCTGGGGGTGTGCATCAGTGTCCTGAGGGCGGCACCCCGGGGGGACAAAGGATGGACCGCTTTCTAAAGTCCCAGATAATTTCTAAGGTCCCGGGTTAGAACTAATTTACGTATGCGAAGCCCAGATCTGTGTTAAGTGTTCCATTCTCAGGGTACCTATTGTACAATGAATGGTCCGTTCATAATGGGGGGGGGGACTATACACCAAAGCAGCAGATCAATTATAGGAGGGGACTCCGATTCAGAGCTGGGGACAGTGTGTCGTACCCCCGAGCAGCTTGGcctgtgtctggctctgagcTTCATGCCCTATCCTCACGGTCGGGAGTCCCCGGCTCAGCTCTCCCGCTTCCTGCCCCCACGGCTGCCAGTCTTCCCACTGTGTGTGTCCAGCGCTGTGAATGGCGTGGCCTCCCACCCTCAGTCCTGCCGTTGCGGGGCCTCCTCCTCGcctcctccccctactccctccctgcagcccatCGATCAGCAGATCTGGTCTATTCTGCCTCCTAAGTATTTCTGGAAtccagcccctgccccttcctcatCCAGACCCTCAGGGCCCCTCATGCGGGAGTTCAGCACAGCCTTTATTCCTGGCCACCAGCCTGTCCCACGCTCTCCCAGCGGGATCTCCCgcccctctttcttcccctctctttccttcttccgcTAAgtctttcagaatattttaaacacaCCGAAAGGCATAGAGAGATAGATAACAGCACCCGGGTATGCATTGCACCTTGTCAAATCTTCATATATCCCCCAAATGGCTTccagttcttttttcttaaataagacactACCGCTCATTGAAACCCCTGTGGGCCCGCCTTCCAagcccccttcttcttcccctctccgAGGAGGCCACCACCATCCTGATTTTTAAGCCGCTCGTGCTCAGGTCTGCTATTATTTTGGCAACAGGGTACACATCCATAAACTCTGAAGGGTATTGTTACGTGTCCCCTCGTGACTTGCTTTTTCTGATCAAAgatgctttttcttaaaaataaaaaaaaaaatcaccttttcgttatggaaaatttcaaacatatacaaaaatagaatcATCCATGGAACGCCCGTTACTCATCACCTAATTCCGACAATTATCGACTCATCAAATCATCCCCCAACCTTCCCACCTCTGCCATTTTGAagcaaatgacattttttttcatctgtatttcaGTATGTGACGTTTAAGACGAGGTCAATACCGTTGTCGCACCCCGTAAAAATGGGATCGTGATTGCTTAATACCAAGTCTGCGGTCGATGATAAACGTTCCCCAACTGTTGCATACACGCTTTGTTTGTTCCAGCGGGGGTCCAACCAAGGTCCCCACGAGGTATTTGGTTGATACGTTTGTGTCTCGAGTGTCACAGACATTCTGATGTTGATCCAAAGAAGCCAAACAGAGAAGAGGACCTACGTACGGTCCCACCGATAGATTTAAAAACAAGTAAGAGTGACTCTTTGGTGATAGAAGCCACAATTTtggtttctttggtggtggaggcAGATCCTGAGCGGAAGGGGGTGAAGGACCCTTTTCGGGGGCCAGAAATGTTCTGTCATCTCTCCTGCACGTATTAGCTAGGAAATTACCACGGAGAAAGACTTCATCAAGAGAATCTAGCCTTCATCAGCGGTTTGATTACTTTGTGAGTCTTAGCGGAAAAGCTCGTTAAGTGCTTGATTCTTAATTACGGGTTTCGGATTCATGAGCTGGTTCTCTGGCACCCTCCAAAGCTGACCCGTCGTGCTGTTAGTATGTTATGAGTTCATGGACTGTGGATGTATCTGGGATGTGTCGCTGCTTTGCACTTATCCTTACTGATGTGCAAAGCGTCCCATCCTTACACAGCGGGAGCCTCTTCAAGTTCGAACCTGTGTCCTTtgcacaccagcccccagcaCTGGACAGGTGCTCCTGGCAGCCTCATTCATTTTAACTGTCGCATGCTGTTGCATGGTGTGTGTACTCGGCGAACCTTCGGAAATGCAGATATAAagttctctctctgcttcctaaaACCCTTTAACAGAGGAAGTCCGCACTCCTCCTCCCCGGGGGTTACCGGGCACTTTTGTCACTTCCCCCGGCTGGATCGGTCCGTCCCCATCTTGAACGCAGGCTATTCAAACTAAGCTCCCATGAGCACCGTGAACAGGCCTCACGCACCCGTGGTCTGTCGGCGGCTGCTCCGTCTGTCTGTCCTCACCTTCCCCCACCTGCCCTTGGCTGGCCAGCTTCCGTTCATACCTCTGGTCACATTGCAGCCATCCTTTCCCCCCAGGAAACCTTTCCTGGCTGTTCCCCCCTCCTCTAATGCTGAGGTGGGCAGTCCTTCCCCGCAGAGGCATTATGGATAGAAAGGCCAGCACTCACACCgccttcttggggggggggggggcggtgaccGGCAAGTTCAGGTCAGAGTGTCGGGCACCATGCTGGAGGAGGCCTTGGCCCCGCCTGGCAggccaagccccccccccactggtACCGTCTCCAGCCCCCACTGGAGGGGACCTCAGCACATGTGAACAAATTCCAGAAAGCCTTATGCTGAAGATATTCCCGCACATTTGCGACCAGCACCCCCTTCCCCATCATAGATAGGGCTTATCACTCCGTGTTGTAACTCTTCCCTTGCCTGTCTCTCCTCCGTCCACACCTGCCCAAGTTGTAGGCTTCCTAAGAGCAGGGTCTGGCTTCCTTATCTCCTGCTCCGTCCCTCGCATTCAGCATACTGCCGGGCTCATAAGCGCTTCTCGGTCCGTTCTTGTTGGACAGGGTAATTATTGCCTTGGGAGACATCTCAAAATGCACCACCTCAACCCCTGAACTCCAGCCAGCAATCCtctagaatcacctggggggcaTGTTTGCAAAATTCAGGTGCCAGGGACCACCTCGGACCTGTTtattaaaatgaatctcttggggcgcctgggtggctcggtcagttaagcgtctgcctaaggctcaggtcatgatcgagtcctgggatcgagccctgagtgtccgcctctctgctcagcgggagtctgctcctccctctccccctgcttgtgctttctcgctccctcactctcaaataaataaataaaatcataaatacataaaatcataaataaataaacaaatacataaataaataaaattactctcTTGGGGGTGGAGCCCGACAGGTGTcctttttaaagctcccaggtgatgcccacATGCCAACCGAGGACCCCAGCTCCAACTGCAGGTGCCCCCAATACAGGGCCCATGGCCCATACCAACCCAGGAGGGCGAGCAGGTGGACTCCAACGTCCTCACGGCCTCTGCCCTTTGACCTTTGCCTAGGGTCTCCCAGCTAGGCTGAGGCATCGAGGCAGGGAGTTGGCAGGCGGGACTCCGCCGTcggccctggggcagggggcggggtgcAGATGCAATGCAGTGATgggagcccccccgccccgcagttCGAGGAGATCCACGAGGTGATTTCGCGCTACAAGACGCTGGTGAGCATGCACCAGGACCTGATGCATTCGGCGCAGGAGGGCCAGGAGAAGATCGAGCGCGCCAAGGCGCGGCTGGCGCGCTACATGGAGGAGAAGGACGACGAGATCTTGCAGCACAACAACGAGCTGGCGCGTCTGCAGATGCGCTTTGACCGCGCCCGCAGCGACGTCATCATCTGGGTGAACACGGtggtccgggggtgggggggtggaggtggggaggaagtgcCTGGGGGCTTCTGGGCacgggggaggggcggcggggTGAGCGCGGGACACCCAcccacacgtgcgcacacacgccTGCTCACGTCCTggcgccaccccctccccaggagtCTCGCTGGGCGCACATCCAGAACACCGCCGCCAAGAAGACCCTCTTGCTTGGCACCATTAAGATGGCGACGCTGAACCTCTTCCAGATTGTGAGCAAGCAGCTGAAGGAGACCGCCACCGTGTCTCTGGAGGACACGCACAGACAGCTGGACATGGT from Ursus arctos isolate Adak ecotype North America unplaced genomic scaffold, UrsArc2.0 scaffold_14, whole genome shotgun sequence includes:
- the CCDC42 gene encoding coiled-coil domain-containing protein 42 isoform X1, which translates into the protein MSLGIMEEEDLAEYFRLQYGERLLQLLQKFPNIEDQSESPSLRLLEKKKEAKLMHHAMEQKKETFQRRMETLNLRWEELSIKEAQLKAHIRKFEQFIQENDQKRIRALKKANKERELKRQRVRELAKAKQEMAALRLEHQRLSSKLQDYSLFNKYLEKVVENSEFEEIHEVISRYKTLVSMHQDLMHSAQEGQEKIERAKARLARYMEEKDDEILQHNNELARLQMRFDRARSDVIIWESRWAHIQNTAAKKTLLLGTIKMATLNLFQIVSKQLKETATVSLEDTHRQLDMIQQFIQDLSDIWAEVKKKEQQQVRV